From the Kiloniellales bacterium genome, the window CCCTGCAGCGTCGCCTGGCACAGCACCGGCTCAACCACTCCGAGATCGTCGACCAGGCCCGCTTCCAGGCAGCCACCCGCCTGCTCGCCGACGCCGACATCCCCATCGTCGACATCGCCATGGACCTGGGCTACGCCGACTCCGCCCACTTCATCCGCGCCTTCAGGCGCTGGGCCGGAATGACGCCCCGCGAGTACCGCAATCACCAAGCGATACGGTGACCGACAACCCACCATGGTATGGCTTCGCGGCGCGCCTTGCCGTCGTCGGCTGCGCCTGCAGGGCCGGACCGCAGCCGACGGTCTGGAGCGCGATTCAGGACAAGCGCCGCCGGCGCTTGACGCCGCGCGCGGATTTGCCGCGCTGGCGATACTCGCGGGGCGTCATTCCGGCCCAGCGCCTGAAGGCGCGGGTGAAGTGGGCGGGATCGGAGTAGCCCAAGGCCCGAGCGATCTCTGCGATGCTCCGGTCTCCGCCTTCGAGCAGGCAGCAGGCCTTTTCGAAGCGCAGTTCGTCGACGATTCGACTGTAGCTGGTACTCGCGTGGGAAAGGCGGCGTTGCAGGGTGCGCGCGTTCAGCTTCAGCACCTCTGCCGCCTCGTGGATGGTCGGGAATCCCTGCGACCGGAGCTGCGCGACGGCCTTCCGCGTAGCCTCCACGATTTCAGGGGGTTGAGACCTTCTCGGCATCACGACTCCGAACGTCACTCGTGCTCAGGTGCGCAACGATGAGACGCAGGCGAAAGGCTGGTTCCAGCCTTGAAATCTGCGAACCTCAAGAGACCGGCTCGAGGTGCCAGCACGCGCCGGCGGGCTCCCTCAACCTCGAGTTGGGCCGAGCTTGTCGGCCAAGGCGTTAAGAATTTCCTAAGGAGTCTTAATCGGCGCGGTTGGAAGGGACTGCGCCATACCTCCACCGGAACTCGAACATGGTCTGCGAGACGACGCGCGGGGCGC encodes:
- a CDS encoding helix-turn-helix transcriptional regulator codes for the protein MLKLNARTLQRRLSHASTSYSRIVDELRFEKACCLLEGGDRSIAEIARALGYSDPAHFTRAFRRWAGMTPREYRQRGKSARGVKRRRRLS